The following proteins are encoded in a genomic region of Streptococcus cristatus AS 1.3089:
- a CDS encoding sugar O-acetyltransferase: MTSEYQKMIGGENYSPQDPELRALAARSRDFQYRFNQERDIEKRSAIVKEWFGSTGENLWLHPDLVCDYGVNIHLGENFYSNWNLTMLDVCPITIGKNAMLGPNCQFLTPLHPLDPVERNSGIEYGAPIKIGDNFWAGGGVTILPGVTLGDNVVVGAGAVVTKSFGDNVVLAGNPAKIIKEISVHKE; the protein is encoded by the coding sequence ATGACTAGTGAATACCAAAAAATGATTGGAGGAGAGAACTACAGCCCTCAAGATCCTGAATTGAGAGCATTGGCTGCTCGCTCAAGAGATTTTCAGTATCGTTTTAACCAAGAACGAGATATTGAGAAACGGAGTGCTATCGTCAAGGAGTGGTTTGGCAGTACAGGGGAGAATCTTTGGTTGCATCCAGATTTGGTCTGTGATTATGGAGTTAACATTCACTTGGGGGAGAATTTCTATTCTAACTGGAATTTGACCATGCTGGATGTATGTCCTATTACCATTGGAAAGAATGCCATGCTGGGACCCAATTGCCAGTTTCTGACACCGCTGCATCCGCTTGATCCAGTGGAAAGAAATTCCGGTATTGAATATGGGGCTCCCATTAAGATTGGTGACAATTTCTGGGCGGGCGGTGGTGTAACCATTCTGCCAGGAGTGACTCTAGGAGATAATGTGGTAGTCGGAGCAGGTGCAGTTGTGACTAAATCATTCGGCGATAATGTAGTCTTAGCCGGCAATCCTGCTAAGATTATTAAGGAAATTTCTGTTCATAAAGAATAG
- the ylqF gene encoding ribosome biogenesis GTPase YlqF, with product MATIQWFPGHMSKARRQVQESIKFVDFVTILVDARLPLSSQNPMLTKIVGDKPKLLILNKADLADPNLTKEWQAYFESQGIKTLAINSKEQSAVKKVTEAAKKLMADKLARQRERGIQIETLRTMIIGIPNAGKSTLMNRLAGKKIAIVGNKPGVTKGQQWLKSNKDLEILDTPGILWPKFEDEMVALKLALTGAIKDNLLPMDEVTIFGLNYFKEHYPKALQERFKQLDLELEAPDMIMDMTQKLGFREDYDRFYSLFVKEVRDGRLGRYTLDGLEELDGHN from the coding sequence ATGGCAACGATTCAATGGTTTCCGGGGCACATGTCCAAGGCTCGGAGACAGGTTCAAGAAAGTATTAAATTTGTAGATTTTGTGACGATTTTGGTGGATGCGAGATTGCCTTTGTCCAGTCAAAATCCTATGTTGACCAAAATTGTTGGGGACAAGCCCAAGTTATTGATTTTAAATAAGGCCGACTTAGCGGATCCAAACTTAACCAAGGAATGGCAAGCCTATTTTGAAAGTCAGGGAATCAAAACCTTGGCTATTAATTCTAAGGAGCAATCTGCAGTCAAAAAAGTGACTGAAGCAGCCAAGAAATTGATGGCTGATAAGCTAGCTCGCCAGCGAGAAAGAGGAATTCAAATCGAGACTCTGCGAACTATGATTATCGGGATTCCCAATGCTGGAAAGTCAACGCTGATGAATCGGCTGGCTGGTAAGAAAATTGCGATAGTCGGCAACAAACCGGGGGTTACCAAAGGGCAGCAATGGCTCAAGTCCAATAAGGATTTGGAAATTCTAGATACACCGGGGATTCTTTGGCCAAAATTTGAAGATGAAATGGTGGCTTTGAAACTCGCTTTGACGGGTGCTATCAAGGACAATTTGCTGCCAATGGATGAAGTTACTATTTTTGGACTCAATTATTTCAAAGAGCATTATCCTAAGGCACTGCAGGAGCGCTTTAAGCAGCTGGATTTAGAACTGGAAGCGCCAGACATGATTATGGATATGACCCAGAAATTGGGCTTTAGAGAGGACTACGATCGCTTTTACAGTCTCTTTGTCAAGGAAGTGCGTGATGGACGCTTAGGGCGTTATACACTGGATGGTCTGGAGGAATTGGATGGCCACAACTAA
- the dprA gene encoding DNA-processing protein DprA: MNNFEIYKMKKAGLTNQQVLNILRYAENKEGELSLRDKAVVSECRNPALFMEKYKRLDLQALKEEFDRFPSFSILDDVYPWDLCEIYDAPTLLFYQGNLNLLEMPKIAIVGSRDSSKQGNAAVQKIIKELNNELVIVSGLARGIDTVSHMAALQNGGQTIAVIGTGLDVFYPKANQKLQAYIGKNHLLLTEYGPGEQPLKFHFPERNRIIAGLCRGVIVAEAKMRSGSLITCERAMEEGRDVFAIPGSILDGKSDGCHHLIQEGAKCITSGSDVLSEFKF; encoded by the coding sequence ATGAATAATTTTGAAATTTATAAAATGAAAAAAGCTGGCTTGACCAATCAACAGGTCTTAAATATCTTGAGGTATGCAGAAAATAAAGAGGGAGAGTTATCTTTGCGAGACAAGGCAGTCGTTTCTGAGTGCCGCAATCCTGCTCTCTTTATGGAGAAGTACAAGCGGCTCGATCTGCAAGCTTTGAAGGAAGAGTTTGACCGATTTCCATCCTTTTCTATTTTGGATGATGTTTACCCTTGGGATTTATGCGAGATTTATGATGCACCGACTTTGCTATTTTATCAAGGAAATCTAAACTTGCTAGAAATGCCCAAGATAGCCATTGTCGGTAGTCGAGATAGCAGTAAGCAGGGAAATGCTGCTGTGCAGAAAATCATTAAGGAGTTGAATAATGAGCTGGTTATCGTCAGCGGGCTGGCTCGTGGGATTGATACTGTGTCCCACATGGCTGCCCTGCAAAATGGTGGCCAAACTATTGCTGTCATTGGAACGGGGCTAGATGTCTTCTATCCCAAGGCCAATCAAAAACTGCAGGCTTATATTGGCAAAAATCATTTATTGCTGACGGAGTATGGGCCGGGTGAGCAACCCTTGAAATTTCATTTTCCAGAGCGAAATCGTATCATCGCTGGTCTCTGCCGTGGAGTCATTGTGGCGGAAGCCAAGATGCGGTCGGGCAGTCTGATTACCTGTGAGCGGGCAATGGAAGAGGGGCGGGATGTCTTTGCCATTCCAGGGTCCATTTTGGATGGAAAATCGGACGGTTGTCATCATTTGATTCAAGAGGGAGCAAAGTGCATCACATCAGGTTCTGACGTCCTTTCTGAGTTCAAATTTTAA
- a CDS encoding ribonuclease HII, with translation MATTKEIQEQLAQVSDLQDPLFQALKQDERSGVQKLLLKRQKEIQAELDENLRLEYMLRYEKELYSQGFKALAGIDEVGRGPLAGPVVAAAVILPPNCKIKGLNDSKKISKKKHEEIYQAVLDQALAVGLGIMDNQMIDRVNIYEATKLAMSEAVGQLKIKPDYLLIDAMKLDLPLPQQSIIKGDANSLSIAAASIVAKVTRDKIMAEFDQVYPGYDFAQNAGYGTKLHLEGLEKYGITLIHRRSFEPIKSMTNS, from the coding sequence ATGGCCACAACTAAGGAAATCCAAGAGCAGTTGGCTCAAGTATCTGACTTACAGGATCCGCTTTTTCAGGCTTTAAAGCAGGATGAGCGGAGCGGTGTTCAAAAACTGCTACTCAAGCGCCAAAAAGAAATCCAAGCAGAGCTGGATGAAAATTTACGCCTAGAGTACATGCTGCGCTATGAAAAAGAACTCTACAGTCAAGGATTCAAAGCCCTTGCTGGCATTGATGAAGTTGGACGAGGTCCTTTAGCTGGTCCAGTAGTCGCAGCAGCAGTCATTCTGCCTCCTAACTGCAAAATCAAAGGGCTGAATGACAGTAAAAAGATTTCCAAGAAAAAGCATGAGGAAATTTATCAAGCGGTGCTAGATCAGGCCTTAGCCGTTGGTTTGGGCATTATGGACAATCAAATGATTGACCGAGTCAATATCTATGAAGCAACCAAGCTAGCCATGTCAGAAGCTGTAGGCCAGCTCAAGATTAAGCCAGATTACCTCTTGATTGACGCAATGAAGTTAGACTTGCCCTTGCCTCAGCAGTCCATTATTAAGGGCGATGCCAATTCTCTGTCCATCGCTGCGGCTTCTATCGTAGCCAAGGTGACGAGGGACAAGATAATGGCAGAATTTGACCAGGTTTATCCGGGCTATGACTTTGCCCAGAATGCTGGTTATGGCACCAAGCTACATCTGGAAGGCTTGGAAAAATACGGTATCACACTGATTCACCGCAGAAGCTTTGAACCGATTAAATCCATGACAAATTCATAA